In the Treponema maltophilum ATCC 51939 genome, CATCACGGGCTTGATTCTTATTATTACCGTGAGCTTGCCGATGATCAGAGATCGCATCGCTGCGCGCGTGCATAAAAACCGTTAAAAAGCATTTTATGCTTTATTAATATATAATCATAGTTTGAAGGAGGAATTTCACTATGAAAAAAGCTTTCGTTGTTTTGTCGTGCTTTATGCTTTTGGGCGCGGCAGTGTTTGCAAACGGTGCAAAAGACGGCGGCTCGGTAAAAGACGCGCACGTTTTTATGTTTAAGAGCACCGGGAACACATTCGGTACGCTGATGTATCAGGGCTTTCAAACACATATGAACAGCATGGGAGAAAAATGCGTAGACAAATCTCCCGCCGATACGACGGTTGCGGCGCAGGTTCAAATGATTAAAGAACTGATCAATCAGGGCATCAAATCGTTAACCATCTCCGTAAACGGCGATGAAGGGTTTGACGAAGTAATTGCGCTTGCCAAGCAAAAAGGCATAAAAGTAATTTCCGTCGACTCCGCATTAAAAGCAAGCCAGCGTGAAGCTCACGTTATTCCTGCAAGCCAGCAGGAAGTCGGCCAAGCGCTTATTCAAGCAGCCGTTTGTATTAAACTCGGCGTTCCGTATCCGAAAGACGGAAACATGAAAAAAGCCGCCGCAAACGCATTGGCATCTTATAACGGCAAAGTTATCAATTTGGGTATTTTGTCGGCCGGTGTTACGACGACCGTACAAAACAACTGGATTGCCGCAATGGAAGTCGAACTGAAAGATCCCATTTACAAGGGAAAAGTTAACCCCGTGCTTGATAAAAAATACGGCGACGACGATTTGACAAAGTCAACGACACAAGCCAACGCATTCGTTTCGGAAAACAAAGTCGACGTTATCATTTCTCCCACAACAGTCGGAATGATGGCTGCCGGTGAAGTATTAAAATCAAGCAAATC is a window encoding:
- a CDS encoding substrate-binding domain-containing protein, giving the protein MKKAFVVLSCFMLLGAAVFANGAKDGGSVKDAHVFMFKSTGNTFGTLMYQGFQTHMNSMGEKCVDKSPADTTVAAQVQMIKELINQGIKSLTISVNGDEGFDEVIALAKQKGIKVISVDSALKASQREAHVIPASQQEVGQALIQAAVCIKLGVPYPKDGNMKKAAANALASYNGKVINLGILSAGVTTTVQNNWIAAMEVELKDPIYKGKVNPVLDKKYGDDDLTKSTTQANAFVSENKVDVIISPTTVGMMAAGEVLKSSKSAIKLTGLGLPSEMKAYMPSSPSDNEFASVCPYMFLWDVIDLGYTAAVAVDSLCKGTYNSAVGKELKVPAYGEYPDRVMKTIPDPDAPGGTLISVGAPYSFHKGNMAVWIKRL